In the genome of Limnobaculum zhutongyuii, one region contains:
- a CDS encoding sugar phosphate isomerase/epimerase family protein codes for MNRQVMVVTAAYGRDKVAELGGQRALLPVIAQSGADGVEIRRELFITSELQQLTELGDEICSHNLVTFYSVPEGLFDRQGQINPNLIQRFSEAEQLNARLIKFSLGHYQPGSNLSDLRIFLSSHPIQLVVENDQTADCGILAPVAAFFDDITAQQLPIKMTFDMANWHWVNQSPQQAAERLAHYVGYIHVKAATHTNNSWQAVALDQSDGSWSGLIQQLPANAPRGIEFPLEGDDLLAVTRHYVDIVRKD; via the coding sequence ATGAACAGACAAGTGATGGTGGTTACCGCCGCTTATGGCAGGGATAAAGTCGCAGAACTCGGCGGCCAGCGTGCCTTACTGCCGGTAATCGCTCAATCAGGCGCTGACGGCGTTGAAATTCGCCGGGAGTTATTTATCACATCGGAATTACAACAGCTTACTGAGTTAGGCGACGAAATTTGTAGCCATAATTTAGTGACCTTCTACTCTGTACCGGAAGGCCTTTTTGACCGTCAGGGGCAGATTAATCCCAACCTGATTCAACGTTTCAGTGAAGCAGAACAGCTTAACGCCCGATTAATTAAATTTTCCCTTGGTCACTACCAACCGGGCAGCAACCTTTCTGACCTGCGTATCTTTCTCTCATCCCACCCGATTCAACTGGTGGTAGAGAATGATCAGACCGCAGACTGTGGAATTCTGGCTCCTGTAGCGGCCTTCTTTGATGATATTACCGCTCAGCAGTTACCCATTAAAATGACCTTTGATATGGCTAACTGGCACTGGGTTAATCAGTCGCCACAACAGGCTGCAGAACGGCTGGCTCATTATGTCGGTTACATTCACGTTAAAGCCGCCACACACACCAACAATAGCTGGCAGGCTGTGGCACTGGATCAATCTGACGGTTCCTGGTCTGGTTTGATTCAGCAGCTGCCTGCCAATGCCCCGAGAGGCATTGAATTTCCACTGGAAGGTGACGATTTGCTGGCTGTCACCCGTCATTATGTCGATATCGTCAGAAAGGATTAG
- a CDS encoding MFS transporter → MSTKKLSSKRWWYIMPIVFITYSLAYLDRANFSFASAAGINEDLGIPKGMSSLLGALFFLGYFFFQIPGAIYAERRSVKRLIFWCLILWGGCATLTGLVSNIPMLVGIRFMLGVVEAAVMPAMLIYISNWFTKSERSRANTFLILGNPVTVLWMSIVSGYLIHAYGWREMFIIEGIPAVIWAFCWWVLVHDKPSQAKWLNDDEKEALQAQLAKEQEGIKAVRNYGEAFRSRNVIILCGQYFAWSIGVYGFVLWLPSILRSGSQMGMVEAGWLSAVPYLAATIAMILVSWASDKMQNRKLFVWPLLLIGALAFLGSYLVGSDNFWLSYTLLVIAGAAMYAPYGPFFAIIPEMLPRNVAGGAMALINSMGALGSFFGAWFVGYLNGSTGSPAASYIFMGAALLVSVFLTLIVKPAQNQTA, encoded by the coding sequence ATGAGTACGAAAAAACTCTCCAGCAAGCGCTGGTGGTACATCATGCCGATTGTGTTTATTACTTACAGTCTGGCATATCTCGACAGAGCAAACTTTAGCTTCGCTTCTGCCGCAGGAATCAACGAAGACCTTGGCATCCCCAAAGGGATGTCCTCTCTGTTAGGTGCTCTGTTCTTTCTTGGCTACTTCTTTTTCCAGATCCCTGGCGCTATCTACGCCGAGCGCCGCAGCGTTAAACGCCTGATCTTCTGGTGTCTGATTCTGTGGGGCGGCTGCGCTACCTTAACCGGCCTGGTGAGTAATATCCCTATGCTGGTAGGTATCCGCTTTATGCTGGGGGTGGTGGAAGCTGCCGTTATGCCAGCCATGCTTATCTATATCAGTAACTGGTTTACCAAATCAGAACGATCCCGGGCCAATACCTTCCTGATATTAGGTAATCCGGTGACGGTGCTCTGGATGTCCATTGTTTCCGGTTATCTGATTCATGCTTACGGCTGGCGTGAAATGTTTATCATCGAAGGGATCCCTGCCGTTATCTGGGCCTTCTGCTGGTGGGTACTGGTGCATGATAAACCTTCGCAAGCTAAGTGGCTGAACGATGATGAGAAAGAGGCGTTACAGGCTCAGTTGGCTAAAGAGCAGGAAGGCATCAAAGCGGTACGAAACTATGGTGAAGCTTTCCGTTCACGTAACGTAATCATTCTGTGTGGCCAATATTTTGCCTGGAGTATCGGGGTATACGGTTTCGTATTATGGCTACCTTCTATTCTGCGCAGCGGTTCCCAAATGGGTATGGTAGAAGCCGGCTGGCTGTCCGCGGTGCCTTATCTGGCCGCAACCATTGCGATGATTTTAGTCTCATGGGCATCGGACAAGATGCAAAACCGTAAGCTGTTTGTCTGGCCTTTATTGCTTATCGGTGCACTGGCGTTTTTAGGATCTTATCTGGTGGGCAGCGATAACTTCTGGCTCTCTTATACCCTGTTGGTGATTGCCGGTGCGGCTATGTATGCCCCTTATGGTCCATTCTTTGCCATCATTCCGGAAATGCTACCGCGCAACGTAGCGGGTGGTGCTATGGCGCTAATTAATAGTATGGGGGCGCTGGGCTCCTTCTTTGGCGCATGGTTTGTTGGCTATCTGAATGGCAGTACCGGTTCGCCTGCCGCCTCTTATATCTTTATGGGCGCCGCATTACTGGTGTCCGTCTTCCTGACATTGATTGTGAAACCGGCTCAAAACCAAACGGCCTGA
- a CDS encoding sugar kinase, with protein MSNITTFPAAPLDVVTLGEAMAMFVATQTGDLVDVETFTKRIAGAELNVSIGLARLGLKVGWVSRVGNDAFGRFTLQQLKKEGVDHRQVTTDCRYPTGFQLKSKAENGTDPIVDYFRKGSAASHLSIEDFNPDYFSSARHLHLSGVAAAISTSSLELSRYAAQQMRAMGKTISFDPNLRPTLWSSQQEMTHQLNQLAFMADLVLPGLKEGQILTGKTSPEEIADFYLGQGVKAVVIKTGADGAWFKSADGNKATIPAVKVEKVIDTVGAGDGFAVGVISALLEGKTLSQAVVRGNKIGSLAIQAIGDSEGLPTRAALGEE; from the coding sequence ATGTCGAATATTACTACTTTTCCCGCCGCTCCCCTGGATGTCGTCACTCTGGGTGAAGCCATGGCCATGTTTGTCGCCACTCAAACCGGTGATTTAGTGGATGTGGAAACCTTCACTAAACGCATTGCTGGTGCTGAACTTAATGTCTCGATTGGTCTTGCGCGTCTGGGTCTGAAAGTTGGTTGGGTTAGCCGGGTTGGCAATGATGCATTTGGTCGTTTTACCCTGCAACAGCTGAAAAAAGAAGGTGTAGACCACCGTCAGGTTACCACCGACTGCCGTTATCCAACCGGTTTTCAGCTTAAATCTAAGGCCGAAAATGGAACCGATCCCATTGTAGACTATTTCCGTAAAGGCTCAGCGGCCAGCCATTTATCCATTGAGGATTTTAACCCTGACTACTTTTCCAGCGCCCGTCATCTGCATCTGAGCGGCGTGGCCGCTGCTATCTCCACCAGCTCACTGGAACTCAGTCGTTATGCAGCACAACAGATGCGGGCGATGGGAAAAACCATCTCTTTCGACCCAAACCTGCGTCCAACTTTATGGTCCAGCCAGCAGGAGATGACCCATCAGTTAAATCAGTTGGCCTTTATGGCAGACCTGGTACTACCTGGCCTGAAAGAGGGACAAATTCTCACCGGTAAAACATCACCGGAAGAGATTGCAGACTTCTATCTGGGTCAGGGCGTCAAAGCGGTAGTGATTAAAACCGGCGCTGACGGTGCCTGGTTTAAATCCGCTGACGGCAACAAAGCAACCATTCCGGCGGTTAAAGTAGAAAAAGTGATTGATACCGTCGGTGCAGGTGATGGCTTTGCCGTTGGTGTTATCAGCGCCCTGCTGGAAGGAAAAACGCTGTCTCAGGCAGTGGTTCGCGGTAACAAAATTGGTTCATTAGCGATACAAGCCATTGGCGACAGCGAAGGTTTACCAACCCGAGCTGCGCTGGGCGAAGAATAA
- a CDS encoding LacI family DNA-binding transcriptional regulator, with protein MSSKSEGKSSGRATISDVAKTAKTGKTSISRYLNGEQHLLSDHLRQRIEDAIRQLNYRPSQMARSLKGGQSQLIGLIIADITNPYSVNVLRGIEAACRANNYTLLMCNTNNEVDQEEHYLQLLNSYQVDGIVVNAVGMREEALNKMQQSLLPMVLIDRKIPDFACDAVGLDNIQAGTQVTEHLLQQGFEAILFVSEPFGLVNTRLERLQGFRQAMELHQGAVAEHAEVTLEDVAGLETILREFNHKYRGMRKAVISVNGALTLQIARALRHIGLQWGSDIGLLGFDELEWAELAGVGITTLKQPTYQIGYAALEQVLKRIQGDDQPVQDQQFHGELIIRGSTTH; from the coding sequence GTGAGCAGCAAATCAGAAGGGAAATCATCCGGACGCGCGACGATTAGCGATGTCGCCAAAACAGCTAAAACGGGTAAAACCAGCATCTCCCGCTATCTGAATGGTGAACAACATCTGCTTTCTGACCATCTCAGACAACGAATTGAAGATGCCATTCGTCAGCTAAACTATCGTCCCAGCCAAATGGCCCGCAGCCTGAAAGGCGGGCAAAGCCAGCTAATCGGTCTGATTATTGCTGATATCACCAATCCCTATTCAGTAAATGTACTGAGAGGTATCGAAGCTGCCTGCCGTGCCAATAACTACACATTATTGATGTGTAACACTAATAATGAAGTCGATCAGGAAGAGCATTATCTCCAACTGTTAAACAGCTATCAGGTAGATGGCATCGTGGTTAACGCCGTGGGTATGCGGGAGGAAGCGCTGAATAAGATGCAGCAATCGCTGCTGCCAATGGTGCTGATCGACCGTAAGATCCCCGATTTCGCCTGTGATGCCGTAGGGCTCGATAATATCCAGGCGGGTACTCAGGTTACGGAACATCTGCTACAACAGGGTTTTGAAGCCATTTTGTTTGTCAGTGAGCCTTTCGGTCTGGTGAATACCCGCCTGGAGCGTTTACAAGGCTTCAGGCAGGCGATGGAGCTACATCAGGGTGCTGTAGCTGAACATGCCGAAGTTACGCTGGAAGATGTCGCAGGTCTGGAAACTATTCTGCGAGAATTTAACCATAAATATCGTGGCATGCGTAAAGCGGTGATCTCGGTCAACGGCGCATTAACACTGCAAATTGCCAGAGCATTGCGCCACATTGGCCTCCAGTGGGGTAGCGATATTGGCCTGTTAGGTTTTGACGAACTGGAATGGGCCGAACTGGCTGGCGTAGGTATCACCACGCTAAAACAACCCACCTATCAAATCGGTTATGCCGCGCTGGAACAGGTGCTTAAACGCATTCAGGGAGATGACCAGCCGGTGCAAGATCAACAATTCCACGGTGAGCTGATTATTCGGGGCTCAACCACCCACTGA
- a CDS encoding GGDEF domain-containing protein, with protein MIELIIRIAKRFSSRIEYPTSFSCLDDERRTRHIIGTHACTITGALIFIPIHLFISDLPLGALFNIICIALCLLSLVDLWFRGNLNQTLWITVLLPSILVVSLFWLFQGRSQISAFLIIPPGFAFLLLGRRHGTLFGLGYGLTIVAIVLLHLKSWPEFAYTPAAMINMVGALILALFWGFIGERIRGETFQTIETIAESDVLTDSINRRHFFEEVQRVHKITRYQHSSFAMMMMDIDSFKSINDQYGHDMGDKVLIELVRMLKGQIRSGDIIGRLGGDEFGLLFPNITVQEAVGRAKNICQQVDSYQFISSDGQHVPVTISIGVAMFLSGNPLTAEQIYKTADQQLYRAKQAGKNQVAVSDGA; from the coding sequence ATGATAGAACTCATCATCAGAATTGCTAAACGATTCTCTAGCCGAATTGAATACCCGACTTCATTCAGTTGCCTGGATGATGAAAGAAGAACTCGTCATATTATTGGCACCCATGCTTGTACCATCACCGGGGCCTTAATCTTTATCCCCATTCATCTTTTTATTAGCGATTTGCCTTTGGGTGCATTGTTTAACATTATCTGCATTGCGTTGTGCTTACTGTCGTTGGTTGATTTATGGTTTCGTGGCAACCTGAATCAGACGTTGTGGATTACCGTTTTATTACCTTCAATACTGGTGGTCTCGCTGTTCTGGCTGTTTCAGGGGAGATCGCAAATAAGCGCTTTTTTGATCATTCCTCCCGGATTCGCTTTTTTATTGTTGGGCCGCCGTCATGGAACGTTGTTTGGACTGGGATATGGCTTAACCATTGTTGCCATAGTTTTGCTTCACCTGAAAAGTTGGCCAGAGTTTGCTTATACCCCGGCAGCGATGATTAATATGGTAGGCGCATTGATACTTGCACTGTTTTGGGGGTTTATTGGCGAACGGATCCGTGGCGAAACTTTCCAAACCATTGAGACGATTGCTGAAAGTGATGTGCTTACTGACTCTATCAATCGCCGCCATTTTTTTGAAGAGGTGCAGCGGGTTCATAAAATCACCCGCTATCAACATTCGTCATTTGCCATGATGATGATGGATATTGACTCATTCAAAAGTATTAACGACCAATATGGCCACGATATGGGGGATAAGGTGCTGATAGAACTGGTACGTATGCTGAAAGGTCAGATACGGTCCGGTGATATTATTGGCCGACTGGGTGGTGATGAGTTTGGTTTGCTTTTCCCTAATATCACGGTTCAGGAAGCCGTAGGCCGGGCGAAGAATATTTGCCAGCAGGTTGATAGCTATCAGTTTATTAGCTCCGACGGTCAGCATGTTCCGGTGACTATCAGTATTGGTGTAGCCATGTTTTTATCGGGCAACCCATTAACGGCAGAACAAATCTATAAAACAGCAGACCAGCAGTTGTATCGCGCCAAGCAAGCAGGAAAGAATCAGGTTGCGGTATCTGACGGAGCATAA
- the ghrB gene encoding glyoxylate/hydroxypyruvate reductase GhrB produces the protein MKPSIILYKILPDDLLARLEQHFTVLPFNRLTSENRQDFLLALKQAQGLIGSGGQIDKSVLDCAPALKAVSTISVGYDNFDVQTMTERGIIMMHTPTVLTETVADTVMALILSTARRVVEVAEWAKSGQWKGSVGSELFGLDVHHKTIGILGMGRIGLALAQRAHGGFNMPVIYNDRQPNPEANSRFNARFCDLDTLLAESDFVCVSLPLTEQTHHLISDEQLAKMKPSAILINTGRGPVVDEAALIKALKQKRIYGAGLDVFEKEPLSADSELFRLPNVVALPHIGSATHETRYNMAACAVDNLITALTGKVTVNCVNPQVIK, from the coding sequence ATGAAGCCCTCTATCATACTGTATAAAATTTTACCCGATGATTTGCTGGCTCGCCTAGAGCAGCACTTCACCGTTTTACCATTCAATCGTCTAACCAGTGAGAATCGTCAGGACTTTTTGCTCGCCCTGAAACAGGCTCAAGGATTAATTGGTTCCGGTGGACAGATTGATAAAAGCGTTCTGGATTGCGCACCAGCACTAAAAGCAGTCTCAACCATCTCGGTGGGATACGATAACTTTGACGTTCAGACCATGACCGAACGGGGAATTATTATGATGCATACCCCAACGGTACTGACCGAAACCGTCGCCGATACGGTAATGGCCCTCATACTTTCCACCGCCCGTCGGGTGGTGGAAGTTGCCGAATGGGCCAAATCAGGACAATGGAAAGGCAGCGTCGGTAGCGAACTGTTTGGTCTGGATGTGCATCATAAAACCATTGGTATTCTGGGAATGGGACGTATCGGACTGGCATTAGCCCAGCGTGCCCATGGCGGATTTAATATGCCGGTGATATACAACGATCGACAGCCAAATCCGGAAGCCAATAGCCGTTTTAATGCGCGCTTCTGCGATTTAGATACGCTACTGGCAGAGTCTGATTTTGTCTGCGTTAGCCTGCCCCTTACCGAGCAAACTCACCACTTAATCAGCGATGAGCAATTGGCAAAAATGAAACCCAGCGCCATTCTGATCAACACAGGCCGTGGCCCGGTAGTCGATGAAGCGGCGCTGATTAAGGCGTTAAAACAAAAACGTATTTATGGCGCTGGGTTAGACGTGTTTGAAAAAGAACCGCTTTCCGCTGATTCTGAGCTGTTTCGTTTACCTAATGTTGTTGCCTTACCTCATATTGGATCGGCAACCCATGAAACCCGTTACAATATGGCCGCCTGCGCGGTGGATAATCTGATTACCGCTCTGACCGGCAAAGTCACGGTGAACTGCGTTAATCCTCAGGTGATTAAATAA
- the acrD gene encoding multidrug efflux RND transporter permease AcrD, with translation MANFFIDRPIFAWVIAIILSLSGLLALNSLPVEQYPNLAPPTVRISASYPGASAQTLENSVTQIIEQSMTGLDNLLYMSSQSSSTGSASVTLTFMAGTDPNEAMQQVQNKLESATRKLPQDVQQQGVTVSKSGDSSLMTVAFVSTDHSMDRQDISDYVASNLQDPLSRINGVGSVDAYGSQYAMRIWLDPNKLVNYSLTTKNVVDAISSQNQQIAVGQVGGTPSVPGQTLNATMNAQAQLETPEQFRAITLRVNQDGSVVTLADVATVELGAERYDYLSRYNGMPAFGMGIKLASGANELETDKLVKQKIEELAPYFPHGLKAEYAYETTPFVQASIKDVVKTLLEAILLVFLVMYLFLQNFRATLIPTIAVPVVLLGTFAILYAFGFSVNTLTMFAMVLAIGLLVDDAIVVVENVERVMAIEGLSPREATRKSMGQIQSALVGIALVLSAVFVPMAFMGGTTGAIYRQFSITIVSAMVLSVLVALILTPALCATMLKPIPQGQLHAKRGFFGWFNRSFERSASKYERGVAKVIRRSSRTILVYILIIGGMAWLFMKLPTSFLPLEDRGVFMTQIQLPVGSTQQQTLKVVEKVEKYLMEDEKKNVRSVFSIVGAGPGGNGQNVARMFVRLQDWKERTAPADSSFAIIERATKSFSQITEARVFASSPPAISGLGSSSGFDMELEDHAGLGHEALMKARDTLLQLAAKEPSLTRVRHNGLDDSPQLQVNIDQRKAQALGVKIDDINSTLRTAWGSTYVNDFIDRGRVKKVYVQSDAPYRMQPGDINHWYVNNSNGAMVPFSAFASSTWTYGSPRLERYNGSSAVEIVGEASPGISTGTAMDTMEKLVAQLPEGFGLEWTGMSYQERLSGSQAPALYAISLLVVFLCLAALYESWSIPFSVMLVVPLGVLGAICATWLRGLENDVYFQVGILTIIGLSAKNAILIVEFANDLNRNGKDLISATLEACRYRLRPILMTSLAFMFGVLPMAISNGAGSGSQHAVGTGVLGGMVTATFLAIFFVPVFFVLVRKRFPGRKNIAEE, from the coding sequence ATGGCTAACTTTTTTATCGATCGCCCAATTTTTGCCTGGGTTATTGCGATTATTCTCAGCCTGTCAGGACTGCTTGCTCTCAATTCGCTACCGGTGGAGCAATACCCTAATCTGGCTCCGCCTACGGTAAGAATTTCTGCCAGTTATCCCGGAGCATCCGCCCAAACGCTGGAAAACTCAGTCACGCAAATTATCGAACAGAGCATGACCGGGTTGGACAACTTGCTGTATATGTCATCCCAAAGCAGCAGCACCGGTAGCGCCTCGGTTACCTTAACCTTTATGGCCGGAACTGACCCCAATGAGGCCATGCAGCAGGTACAAAACAAGTTAGAAAGCGCCACCCGAAAACTTCCTCAGGATGTACAGCAACAAGGGGTTACCGTATCAAAATCTGGTGACAGCAGTCTGATGACAGTGGCGTTTGTCTCCACAGACCACAGCATGGATCGGCAGGATATTTCCGACTATGTAGCCAGTAATCTGCAAGATCCACTAAGCCGAATTAACGGCGTCGGCAGCGTAGATGCCTATGGTTCACAGTATGCGATGCGTATCTGGCTCGATCCTAACAAACTTGTTAACTACAGCCTGACCACCAAAAACGTGGTTGACGCAATCTCGTCCCAGAACCAGCAGATTGCTGTAGGTCAGGTTGGTGGTACGCCATCGGTACCCGGACAAACATTAAACGCCACCATGAATGCCCAGGCGCAGTTAGAAACACCAGAACAGTTTCGCGCTATTACGTTAAGGGTTAATCAGGATGGTTCGGTTGTCACTCTGGCTGATGTTGCTACCGTAGAGCTGGGTGCAGAAAGATACGATTATTTAAGTCGTTATAACGGTATGCCTGCTTTCGGCATGGGGATAAAACTGGCTTCCGGTGCTAACGAATTGGAAACCGATAAGCTGGTAAAACAGAAAATAGAGGAGCTCGCCCCTTACTTCCCTCACGGGCTAAAAGCCGAATATGCCTATGAAACCACACCCTTTGTTCAGGCATCAATAAAAGACGTGGTAAAAACGTTACTGGAAGCTATTTTGCTGGTGTTTCTGGTGATGTATCTGTTTTTACAAAACTTCCGCGCCACACTGATTCCCACTATCGCCGTACCAGTAGTGTTGTTGGGTACTTTTGCCATCCTGTATGCCTTTGGTTTTAGTGTAAACACCCTAACCATGTTCGCCATGGTGCTGGCCATTGGCTTGTTGGTGGATGACGCCATCGTGGTAGTAGAAAACGTAGAGCGGGTCATGGCGATTGAAGGGTTGTCACCCAGAGAGGCGACCCGAAAATCAATGGGACAAATTCAGAGCGCCCTGGTTGGCATCGCTCTGGTTCTGTCTGCTGTTTTCGTTCCAATGGCCTTTATGGGCGGTACCACCGGGGCTATTTACCGGCAGTTTTCTATCACTATCGTTTCCGCCATGGTGTTGTCGGTACTGGTCGCCTTGATTCTGACACCAGCACTTTGTGCCACCATGCTAAAACCGATTCCTCAGGGCCAGCTTCATGCTAAACGTGGTTTCTTTGGCTGGTTTAACCGCTCCTTTGAGCGTAGTGCCAGCAAGTATGAGCGGGGAGTCGCCAAAGTTATTCGCCGCAGCAGCCGCACTATTCTGGTTTATATTCTGATTATTGGCGGTATGGCCTGGTTGTTTATGAAACTTCCGACCTCCTTCCTGCCGCTGGAAGACCGTGGCGTATTCATGACTCAAATTCAGCTACCGGTGGGTTCCACCCAGCAACAAACGCTGAAAGTGGTGGAGAAAGTTGAAAAATACCTGATGGAAGATGAGAAGAAAAACGTTCGCTCGGTATTTTCCATTGTTGGTGCAGGCCCTGGCGGTAACGGGCAAAACGTAGCGCGTATGTTTGTTCGGTTACAGGACTGGAAAGAGCGCACAGCCCCAGCGGACAGCTCTTTCGCTATTATTGAACGCGCCACTAAATCCTTTAGTCAAATTACCGAAGCCCGCGTTTTCGCCAGCAGCCCTCCAGCCATCTCCGGATTGGGTAGCTCATCTGGTTTTGATATGGAGCTGGAAGACCACGCTGGTCTGGGCCATGAGGCTTTGATGAAGGCGCGTGATACCCTGCTGCAATTGGCCGCTAAAGAACCCAGCCTGACCCGGGTTCGCCATAATGGTCTGGATGACAGCCCTCAGTTACAGGTGAATATCGATCAGCGGAAAGCTCAAGCATTGGGGGTAAAAATTGATGATATCAACAGTACTCTGAGAACTGCCTGGGGTTCTACTTACGTCAACGATTTTATCGACCGTGGTCGGGTGAAAAAAGTCTACGTTCAGAGTGATGCGCCTTACCGTATGCAGCCGGGAGATATCAACCATTGGTATGTAAATAACAGCAATGGAGCAATGGTTCCCTTCTCGGCATTTGCATCTTCCACCTGGACTTACGGCTCACCACGATTAGAACGCTATAACGGTAGTTCTGCTGTAGAAATTGTTGGTGAAGCTTCACCGGGTATCAGCACCGGTACCGCGATGGACACCATGGAAAAACTGGTGGCTCAACTGCCAGAAGGCTTTGGTCTGGAGTGGACCGGCATGTCCTATCAGGAACGTTTATCCGGCTCTCAGGCTCCGGCGCTGTATGCCATTTCCCTGTTAGTGGTATTCCTCTGTCTGGCCGCACTGTATGAAAGTTGGTCAATTCCGTTCTCCGTTATGCTGGTGGTCCCATTGGGCGTTCTCGGTGCTATTTGTGCCACCTGGCTGCGTGGGCTGGAGAACGATGTTTACTTCCAGGTAGGGATTCTCACCATTATTGGGCTATCGGCGAAAAACGCCATCCTGATAGTAGAGTTTGCCAACGATCTGAATCGTAATGGTAAAGATCTCATATCTGCCACCCTTGAAGCCTGTCGCTATCGATTACGCCCCATTCTGATGACCTCACTGGCCTTTATGTTCGGTGTTCTGCCAATGGCTATCAGCAACGGTGCAGGTTCCGGCAGTCAACATGCGGTTGGTACTGGCGTGCTGGGCGGCATGGTAACCGCCACCTTCCTGGCGATATTCTTTGTTCCGGTGTTCTTTGTGCTGGTGCGAAAAAGATTTCCGGGAAGAAAAAATATTGCTGAAGAATAA